A single genomic interval of Saccharospirillum mangrovi harbors:
- a CDS encoding nuclear transport factor 2 family protein, which translates to MTINVELPPPLAPYFAAANAGDIDAQVSHFTADARVKDEGEWRQGHAAIADWARDTRARYQHHATPLSTDSDASAVFVNARVEGSFPGSPVVLRYRFELVDGLIDRLEIVAA; encoded by the coding sequence ATGACCATTAATGTTGAACTGCCGCCTCCACTGGCGCCGTATTTTGCCGCCGCCAACGCTGGCGATATCGATGCCCAGGTGAGCCATTTCACCGCTGACGCACGCGTAAAAGACGAAGGCGAATGGCGCCAGGGCCACGCTGCCATAGCCGATTGGGCGCGCGACACCCGCGCACGTTACCAGCATCACGCCACACCGTTATCGACGGACAGCGATGCCTCGGCTGTCTTCGTCAACGCCCGGGTGGAAGGTTCGTTTCCCGGCAGCCCGGTGGTGTTGCGCTACCGTTTTGAGTTGGTCGACGGCTTGATCGATCGGCTGGAAATCGTCGCGGCATGA